In Oryctolagus cuniculus chromosome 18, mOryCun1.1, whole genome shotgun sequence, the DNA window ttttgAATGTAAAATAATACCCCTACAGATATAAACAGGGGTGTTTCCCCTTTTAATACTTTGGTTTTCAATACAGTCAGTGGTATAGCAAAGACTACACATACCCAACTTAGGTTTAAGTTGCAAGCACATGCTGTATACGctacttttgtttttaacagtCCCCCTGCAAACTCTACCCCCCTTAACATCACAACAGTAAACAATTTAGTgcatcaatcttttaaaaaatctacagcTAAACAGACCTAACTCTTCCAAATTTATCTATAACattcctttatctgtagcatacaTTTTAACTGGGCTAACAGATTATAAAAACTAGAATTAAATTATATACTAGAAACCCATAGCATTCCACATTTGACAATGaccaaaagccaaaaaaaaaatataataaaataaaataaaacaaaccaaaaataatggggcagatttctctctctcttttttttttgtttttaaataaattttagactGCTTTCTGGCAACAGCACGATTTTAGTCCCCAGAGTGGGGCATCattcttaataaaaagaaaacattcgaGTTCTTTCCTGTTTGCCATGTTAAATTTGTAACCCATTCTGGTATCTGTGACAGGAATGCCTTCAGTGCACTGACAATGGAGGCTGAAGTTCTGAGGAACTCAAAGCGGTTTGGGAGCAGATGCAAACTTTCATGGGAAGAAGGTTCTAGGGTTGCACTTTTTTGTTCTGAACTCAAAAAAGTCGTGAGGCACTAAAACAAAAGTACGAATGCCATGCTCTACGTCTTCGAACGTCCATTTCcaagccaaaaggaaaaaaaaaagaaaaaaaataattataccaTACATGTCCAGcatgcaggcttttttttttattaatataatgtctttttttccatAAAGTCTTTGAAACAGTTAAAGTTCATGTTGCTAAGACGGAGTAGCAAGCATAATAATGCATGAGATGAGAATGAGTTTTCTTTTAAATGGCAGACAGAACTCTTAGCTTTGGCATCCTAAGGCCAAAGCTCACAAGTCATACCCAGAAGGTGGATGCAGGCTTGATTGTGGCAGGTTCAGGAGGATTTTTTCTCTAGTTTAGCATAACAATGCTAAAAAAAAACCCGATGGAACTCAGCACGTTGCAAGTCtataatatttcacatttttttttcctttgcaagcTCAATCTCACATGAAGAACtcaggaggagaaaaaaaacttttatctCGGAGGAGATGAGAGGGAGTGAGGGTGGAAGTTGGGCAACACAGCAAGctccaaaaaagtaaaattaaaaaaaaatccaaacaaaataaaacacacacagaaaatgaacACCAGCTCATGAactgaagaagaaagaagggggggggacaaaaaacacaaaacaaaaaaacaggtgaATGATGCAGGCTTCAAAGGTGAGCAATGGTTCACTCCAAGGGCTCCGCAGAGATCTTTGAACATCGTGCAAGtcgtgggggggagggagggatgttgtaaaaaaaaaaaaaaaaaaaaaaaaaaaaaaaaaaccaacaagctAGCAGGTTATGGAGACTTTCAGATTGGCAATCCGTGGGCCAGAAACCCCTTCCCTCCCCAACTTAAaacagccgccgccgccaccagcagcagcacctgggagcgggctgcgtgcgtgcgtgcgcgcgtgtgtgtgtgcgtgtgtgcgcgcgtgtgtgtcagtgtgtgtgtgtgcgcgtgtatgtcagtgtgtgtgtgtgtgtgtgtgcgcgcgcgcgcgcgcgggggccgggggctcGGCAGGGGAGGGGCGCGGCGGTGGCGAGCGCAAGCCCACCCCCGGGCCGGACCCCCGCGCGGCGCCTAGCGAGGTGGCTAGCTGGGGTCGCGTGTCACACTCACATGAAAAACTCGGGAGAGGACGGGTTGTCGCTGCTCGAGCCGTTTTCTCGGAAGCCGCTGCTCACCAGCTTCTCGTACTTCTCCTTGTAGGCGTCCCTCTCGCGCACCAGCCGGGAGATCTCTTGCTTGAGGTGGTCGACCTGCTGCAGCAGCTGGTTCTTCTCGGACTCCAGGACGTGCCGCTGCTGCACCCTCTTGAAGCGGCAGGACTGGGCATAGCCGCGGTTTTTCAGGGTCCGCCTCTTCTGCTTGAGCCGGATCACCTCCTCCTTGCTGACCCCGCGCAGCTGCCGGTTCAGCTCGCGCACGGACATGGTCACCAGCTGCTCGTCGGAGAAGCGGTCGTCGAAGTGCAGGCCGCCCGCCGCGtggtgcgggtgcagggcgccccccgcccccgccgcgcccccgccgccgccgctgccgccgccgccgccgccgcctcctcctcctccgccgccgccgccgccgccgcccccggcgcTGGCCGGgcccccgccgcccgcgccgcccgcgcccccgGCCGAGCCGGACGCGCTGCCCGCGGCGCCGGGCGCGCCGGCCGtcgggtggtggtggtggcccgcggcgtggtggtggtggtggtggtagtgcgGGCCCGCGCCGCTctgcgcggcggccgcggcgatCACGGCGGACACcacggcggcggcggggcccatCTCCTCGCCGCTGCCGCCCAGCGCGGCGCCGGCGCCGGccccggccgccgcggccagctgCTGCGCCCCGCGCGCGTAGCCATCGAAGCCGCCCTGGAGCTGGTGGCTGTTGCTGATGAGCGCCTCGACCGCGTCCTCGGGGCTGAAGCCCAGCGCCTCGGGGTTGAGCTGCTGCGGGTAGCCGGTCATCCAGTAGTAGTCTTCCAGGTGCGCCTTCTGCTCGCTGCCCGAGCCCGGGCTGGGCGCCGAGAAGCTGGGGGAAGGCGGCACCGAGCTGCACGGCGTGCTCATGGGGGTGGAGGACAGCGAGCCCCCGGCGATGAGACGGCCGCACTGGCTGATGATGCGGTCGGTCTCCACCGGCTCCTTTTTCACTTCAAACTTCATCAGATCGAAGTCATTAACATATTCCATGGCCAGGGGACTGGTGGGCAGGTCGGAGTTGCTCATCGCCAGTTCCGTTGCCATcctcctgccgccgccgccgccgccgccgctccgccAGATGGGCTGCAGGAGAGGGGCCAGCGGGCTGTGCTGGGCGGCGAGCGGGTGAGCCAGCTTGCCGGGCTGGGGCGCTTCTAGCTCGCGCGCCGGCGGCTGGCCCGGAACCTCCGAGCGCGCACACgcccccccgccctgcccgcgccccccgcgcccgccctccctccccgcctGCTCACGCCAAGggactcgctcgctcgctcgctcgccccGGCCCCTCCTCGCCTGCTCGCCTCCGTGCGCGCCGGGCCGGCGGCTTCAGGCTGGGGGAGGTCCTCGGcgagctgcggcggcggcggcggcgaagCCGGAGGAGCCCGGCCCGGTGCGCGGCGTCCCCCGCTCGCCGCTCCGCTGCGCGCTTTGCATAAGGAGGGCTCGGCTCGCCGGGGCGCGCGCGGCGGCCGCTCGGGGCTGCAGGCGCGGCGGGCGCTGTCCGGGCGGTGCGGGCCTTGGCACGGGGGAGTTAACGCTTCATGCTTCTCGCCTCCGCGTCTcctggctcgctcgctctctttttcctctttctctctctctcctctccctcgcTCTCGCTCCCTCTGTGCACAGTGCAAGACAGAAGTGCAGCCTGGCTGGAGGGAAGGGAGCGAGGAGTTAAGTTCCTTCTtgccttgtttctctctctctccctctctctctctccctctctctcaaaagcAAAATCGCGAAGTCCTGGGGAAAGGCGAGGCAGAAGAGCCAAGGGGGAGGCCGAGCGGGTGAGCGGCCCGAGCTACAGCGCGAAgatgaaaaaagattttaaagccTGTGATCCAGCAAGAAGAGTTTAAAGCAATTGCTGAGTTTTATAGCACTCGTGACGTCAGGCCCAAATGGGAAATTGACTGGCACTCTGGGCCAATGGCAGGCTGCGAGCGCGGCGGCGATTAGCATAATAGTATAGAAACAAGGAAACTTTTCGGAGCTGTCAATCAGGGCCCAATCAGCTGACTGTCAGCTGGGACGGGCTGGCTTAACCCTTGCCGCGCCGCGCTCCCCGGGCGCGCGAGCCAGGCCCCGCGCAAAGTTTGGCGCAAGAAGAGTAGGGGTTTTCAGAGGGACTGCGGGAGCTCGGGCGGGCCCGGGAGCACCGATCGCTGCTCCTCTCGAGCGCGACAGGGGCCGGCCGGCCTTCCGGGGCCCCCAGCTCAccctctgcggccggcgctggCACCCGCCGGACTCCCcggccctgccacctcccacccagTCCCCAGCGCCGCGCGTCGGCCTGGAGGCTTTTCCTCCTCGCTGCACCTCTGGCGTCCAGGTGTCGGCTGGGGGACCCTGCTTCCCTGGACAGCTCTGTGGTGCTCCGCGCTCAAACTTGGCTCCAACTCTGTCCCTCTCACGGTGTCGGTGCGCGGGGTAACGCGCGCCGCGCTGGGGTAGGGGCTGCGCGCAGGACGCCGCTCCACCGCGCGCCGGCCCGGGGCAGCTGgaggggtcctgggggagggagCGGCCCCGGCACAATCGCCTTCCACAGGCGATGGGTGAGCTGGGGCCGTGGGTGTAGGCCCCCGGCCGCAGGCGCGCGCGCCCCTGGCAAGGGAGTGCGGCCGCGGCTGGAACTCTGGGAGCTGGAAGTAGCGTTGGGGGTGCTGGGTCCTCGGCTCCCGACCCCGGCCAGAGCGTGGCCTCCAAGACTCGCACCCCTAGCCCTGGTTGGGCCCCCCTGTTTTAACCAGGCCCTGCGAGCGTTTGGCCGAATTCCTCCAGACTTGCCCGCGGCAAGACCCCAGTCCACACGGGTTACCCTCAAAGGGTTAAATTTTAAGCCACTTTTTCTCGGTTGGACCTGGAAATCTGGAGTGGGGGTGAAGTGGGGGgcgtttccctccctccccactggaAATGCTAATAACCGGTTTAGTTTTTCTCAATCGATTGTTTtaaagcttaagaaaaaaaaaaaaaggaaaaaaagaaagaaaaaagaacccgACAAGTCTGTTTCTAAGATTTTAAAGCGATAGGCCAGTCGGAGACGCGGGGATTCATTTGGGATTGAGAGACACTGCTGGAAGCTCACCCCGCGTTTGCGACACCGGGCAGCCCGCTTGAAAGTTGGCACGATTTGTGCAATTAATGAGACGCATTGGGCGTTAATCGTATTTATTTGACTTTGCGGGAGAGGTGGGGGGAAACGCTAGGAAgggatgcatttaaaaaaaaaattttttttttttaattctgaaaagCCCGCAGGAGGATCGAAGAGCGAGAACTATTGTTGGACCTGGTTGGTTTGTGCCTCAACAGCGCCACCTTTCGGCAAAGGTCAGTGGACGGCGATGCGCGGCCGGTTCCGCCGCCGCGGGGAGAAGCTGCCTGCCCCGGGCGGGCCGGCGCGCAGAGTGGGTCCGCAGGCGGCGGGCGCGCAGAGTGGGTCCGCAGGCGGCGGGCGGCCCGGGCCTCGCACACAAGGGGCCGGAGACCCGGCTCGCAGGCCCCGGACCACAGCAGCCCGCGGGAGTCCTTGCGGCCGAGCCCTCTTGGCGCGCGTCCCCCAGCACCCCCCAGCACCCCGTCCCCCAgggccccccagccccaccccatcaCCTCCCCAATAACAGCCCTAGCCCAGAGCCGGGCTGGGTTTCCAGCGGGCTTCGCGGCGCTCTGGAGAGAAGTAAAGTTCTCTAACTCTGGGCGGTAAGATGAAGTGCGTTGCTAGAAAGTTGTTTATCTGCAAAGTAATTCCCGGGAAACCTGACTTCTGTCACCGAGTCCTACATTAAGCCGGCTTCTTGAACCCGGCGCTTCGGCGCGCTTGCACCcacccgcggcggcggcggcggcggcgggcttCGCCGCTTATCGCCAGGCCTGCGGCTGCAGGCTGCGTAGACCGGGGCAGCCCTAGCCTGCGCCGCGCGGGGCCTGGCAGCCCTGGGTCTCAGCAGACCCGGGCATCCCGGCTGGGAGAGGCCCCAGGAGGATGGCGGGGCCGGTGCTGGTCCTCAGGGGCCTGCGCCCAGGGTATTCCGAATTGTCTGCAGAAGCAGTTCTGACTTTGTAGGGCACAGAGCCGGGAGAAAGGGTGAGGATTGTCTCCCAATTCCCCGGAAGTTAGGGGAAGGTGCTGGGTGCACTCCGTCCTCTGCCTCAACGACAGGGGCACTGCACTGTCCCGAGCCAtcgtttctttcattttttaaaaagaattattagaCACAAGTGTctgaagtttatatatatatatataatataaaatttatgtatAAGTTGGGGGTTtaggataattttaaaaaatcacatagtTTTGTTGACAGCTCTAAGGTATGATCCatgcttctccccctcccctcccccccaaaaaataagaaaaaagcattTCTGGCTAGGGACATTGAAACTTCTGCACTTGtaaataaacaacattttttaaacaaagttggCTAATGAGGAAGCCGGGGCCCTACAGATCGGCGGCGGCCACATACCCAGTCGTCTCCAGCACACATCATTTCTAGAAATGCCCATCTTTGGCACGATCGCTTTATTATCATCTGCGCATTTTCTAGGGTTTATTTTTGTGCACTGCTGTCAAGCCAgggtgtttttctttctcttattgtAGATTCTTTTATAGTTCTCTCGTTttctcttgggaaaaaaaagagagagagagaaagggagagaggatcAGGATTATTTTTCAGATGTGTAGCCCTGGTGCTCTCTGGGGCTTACAACTTAATTCTCACTTTTGTCccttttactttattatttagtGATTCACAGGGGTGTCTAAACATTTACAGTTCTCTGTTAGTGGCGTTTCTTTTATAACAATCGAGCCCTCTCATTTTAATTAGtactattcaggtttctgaggctctACAATTACAACAGGACACATTTCTTTAGATTTCTTCCCTAACTTTGTTTCGCTTCTGTCCAAGCCAATCTAATCCAAATACAATATGAACTGTGTTTTCTTACAGCTTAATACCCCCTTGCTATATATAGCCCAGTAATCTCTGTAGAACAATATACAGTAATTCAGAAACCGTGCATTTGTCATTATTGACCAATTCAAACCAGTAGCTGTGAAGTCTCTGAAAGCGATGAATATTTATAGAAGATTTTTGAGGGGAGGCGGCCATGGGTCGAATCACCGAAAGGGTTGCGAAAGAGTCAGCATCAAAAACACAACTGTAGTTTCGTGCCAGTCCACGCGTAACAACTTCGTGCCAGATGAATGTAAAACCCTTGCGAACAAATTACAAAGACTGAAAGCTAAAGGGAACACATTTTTCCTGATTGTTACACCAACTTAAGTGCATCACACCAAAATCggaca includes these proteins:
- the MAF gene encoding transcription factor Maf isoform X2; translated protein: MATELAMSNSDLPTSPLAMEYVNDFDLMKFEVKKEPVETDRIISQCGRLIAGGSLSSTPMSTPCSSVPPSPSFSAPSPGSGSEQKAHLEDYYWMTGYPQQLNPEALGFSPEDAVEALISNSHQLQGGFDGYARGAQQLAAAAGAGAGAALGGSGEEMGPAAAVVSAVIAAAAAQSGAGPHYHHHHHHAAGHHHHPTAGAPGAAGSASGSAGGAGGAGGGGPASAGGGGGGGGGGGGGGGGGGGSGGGGGAAGAGGALHPHHAAGGLHFDDRFSDEQLVTMSVRELNRQLRGVSKEEVIRLKQKRRTLKNRGYAQSCRFKRVQQRHVLESEKNQLLQQVDHLKQEISRLVRERDAYKEKYEKLVSSGFRENGSSSDNPSSPEFFIKYDAGMLIA
- the MAF gene encoding transcription factor Maf isoform X1, yielding MATELAMSNSDLPTSPLAMEYVNDFDLMKFEVKKEPVETDRIISQCGRLIAGGSLSSTPMSTPCSSVPPSPSFSAPSPGSGSEQKAHLEDYYWMTGYPQQLNPEALGFSPEDAVEALISNSHQLQGGFDGYARGAQQLAAAAGAGAGAALGGSGEEMGPAAAVVSAVIAAAAAQSGAGPHYHHHHHHAAGHHHHPTAGAPGAAGSASGSAGGAGGAGGGGPASAGGGGGGGGGGGGGGGGGGGSGGGGGAAGAGGALHPHHAAGGLHFDDRFSDEQLVTMSVRELNRQLRGVSKEEVIRLKQKRRTLKNRGYAQSCRFKRVQQRHVLESEKNQLLQQVDHLKQEISRLVRERDAYKEKYEKLVSSGFRENGSSSDNPSSPEFFMYPRESSTSVM